The following are encoded in a window of Fischerella sp. PCC 9605 genomic DNA:
- a CDS encoding Uma2 family endonuclease, whose amino-acid sequence MTDTTCTAPYVTLPPTQAELPYDDNENMESQRHKLQMDLLIDALVQWLEGREDGYVGGNMFVYYSLAQVRNKDFKGPDFFAVLGVPKGERKSWVVWEEGKAPDVVIELLSDSTADADKNQKKLIYQNQMRVPEYFWFDPFNPDDWAGFSTDGVIYQPIAVNQRNQLVSRALGLALQRWQGKYQGVEATWLRWATLEGELLPTAEEIAEQERQRAEQERKRAEQAESRLLQVARNLLQQGMSVEQVAKLTGFTTSELEKLN is encoded by the coding sequence ATGACAGACACTACCTGCACTGCACCCTACGTAACACTGCCCCCAACCCAGGCAGAACTGCCTTACGATGACAACGAAAACATGGAAAGCCAACGGCACAAATTGCAAATGGATTTACTCATTGATGCTCTGGTGCAGTGGTTGGAAGGAAGAGAAGATGGGTATGTAGGCGGTAATATGTTCGTTTACTACAGCCTAGCCCAGGTGCGAAACAAAGATTTTAAAGGGCCAGATTTTTTTGCTGTGTTAGGAGTTCCCAAGGGAGAACGCAAAAGTTGGGTTGTCTGGGAAGAAGGCAAAGCACCGGATGTAGTTATAGAATTACTTTCTGACAGTACCGCTGACGCAGATAAAAATCAGAAAAAGCTGATTTATCAAAATCAGATGCGTGTGCCAGAATATTTTTGGTTTGACCCCTTTAACCCAGATGATTGGGCGGGTTTCTCCACTGATGGCGTAATTTACCAACCAATAGCCGTAAATCAACGTAATCAATTGGTGAGCCGGGCATTAGGTTTAGCATTGCAGCGTTGGCAAGGTAAGTATCAAGGTGTGGAAGCAACTTGGTTACGCTGGGCAACTCTAGAGGGAGAATTATTGCCAACGGCTGAAGAAATAGCAGAACAGGAACGGCAACGGGCAGAACAGGAACGAAAACGAGCAGAACAAGCAGAGTCTCGGTTGCTACAAGTTGCACGCAACCTACTTCAGCAAGGTATGTCAGTAGAACAGGTAGCTAAACTAACAGGTTTTACTACATCTGAACTAGAGAAATTAAATTAA
- the cas10 gene encoding type III-A CRISPR-associated protein Cas10/Csm1, translating to MTDSKATDASLQVAQQAVWVLAQLANVQLPSECKYPEDSEAIKQAKRILWSNNQDILWSKEKTVNLTPLRLLFDQVQLLHGQHKQHYWEATYIKGINPQIPYPREGKPPQRDIEFLKKRIKRVLSLEKLNRETWKNLSLLTLILEKFGSYISFNNSDIALIDMVRATGAVAAALAKNPNAEKLRLIAGDLSGIQKFIYTITSAGALKSLRARSFYLELVTEEVVQQLLQKLELPRTNVIYAGGGNLYLLAPTNETEDKLKEVSQKLNKWLADDFQGKVFLALAHVDFNIRDIATKEFAKHWSEVTQKLSEQKSRKFTDQIVDFLKPRDSHTPCSVCHRDDLEPEKLQPLSDEISVEACPTCRRMFELGGKLLKVKAVVRSQKRERIPGTTPIKLNLEPEPVYYHIFQGKKKSQLIENLKHIPDTETVYLVNDWMIYDYSRATNTIPLLVGNYAQKSEEEEGSLIRAGEMAAKTKGIDRVGYLRMDVDRLGQIFARGLGDNQTLPKLAGLSRQMSYFFKVYLNSLAENRQENFLKQRRIVKVLENTKSLSSDERKNLLFIYAGGDDLFISGAWNEIIEFAFDVYQCFRAYTGNNPDITLSGGITIDDPKFPLYQAADESGAAEEEAKGKGRDRLSLFGQVFKWDEWLGIDDISLIDFDIKQYLHQESKPKLLGILPFVERLERQDIGVNYSRNFVRNLLITAQMQEQALKKFEDSKSKEALGTRYYLHLPKIAYTLARLPNRVLDDSDFRTSLKSPYNAPYFRAIATWIELLNRS from the coding sequence ATGACTGACTCAAAAGCTACCGACGCCTCATTGCAAGTTGCTCAACAAGCTGTGTGGGTTTTAGCACAATTAGCTAATGTACAATTACCTAGTGAATGTAAGTACCCAGAAGATTCAGAAGCAATTAAGCAAGCAAAGCGTATCTTGTGGTCTAACAATCAAGACATCCTGTGGTCTAAAGAAAAAACGGTCAATTTGACTCCCCTGCGCCTATTGTTTGACCAAGTGCAACTATTGCACGGTCAACATAAACAACATTACTGGGAAGCTACCTACATTAAAGGAATAAACCCGCAGATTCCCTATCCACGAGAAGGAAAACCACCACAAAGAGATATTGAATTTCTTAAAAAACGCATCAAACGGGTTCTGAGTTTAGAGAAACTTAACAGAGAAACTTGGAAAAATCTATCGCTGCTTACTCTAATTCTAGAGAAATTCGGTTCTTACATTAGCTTCAATAATTCAGATATTGCCCTAATTGATATGGTAAGGGCAACTGGTGCTGTAGCAGCAGCCCTAGCAAAAAACCCTAATGCTGAAAAACTTAGATTAATTGCTGGTGATTTATCAGGTATCCAAAAATTTATCTATACAATAACTTCTGCTGGTGCGCTTAAATCTCTGCGTGCGAGAAGCTTTTACTTAGAATTAGTCACAGAAGAAGTCGTTCAACAACTGTTGCAAAAACTAGAATTACCACGTACCAATGTGATTTATGCTGGCGGCGGTAACTTATATCTGCTCGCACCTACAAATGAGACAGAAGATAAACTGAAAGAAGTAAGCCAGAAATTAAATAAGTGGTTAGCAGATGATTTTCAGGGTAAAGTCTTTCTAGCCTTGGCTCATGTAGATTTTAATATTAGAGATATCGCGACTAAAGAATTTGCAAAGCACTGGTCAGAAGTAACGCAGAAACTATCAGAACAAAAATCGCGGAAATTTACAGACCAAATTGTAGATTTTCTCAAACCCCGTGATAGTCATACACCGTGTAGTGTTTGTCATCGAGATGATTTAGAGCCAGAAAAATTACAACCATTAAGTGATGAGATTTCAGTAGAAGCTTGTCCTACTTGTCGTAGGATGTTTGAGTTAGGTGGCAAACTTTTAAAAGTCAAGGCAGTTGTGCGATCGCAAAAGCGAGAGCGTATTCCAGGAACAACACCGATCAAGCTAAATCTTGAACCTGAACCTGTTTATTATCATATCTTTCAAGGTAAAAAAAAGTCCCAACTAATTGAAAATTTAAAACATATTCCTGACACAGAAACTGTTTATCTAGTCAATGACTGGATGATATACGACTATTCTCGCGCTACCAATACTATCCCATTGCTAGTGGGTAATTACGCTCAAAAAAGCGAAGAAGAAGAAGGCTCACTTATCAGAGCAGGTGAAATGGCTGCTAAAACAAAAGGTATTGACAGAGTTGGCTATTTACGGATGGATGTAGACAGGCTAGGACAAATTTTTGCACGGGGATTGGGTGATAATCAAACTTTGCCAAAACTTGCTGGACTGTCTCGCCAAATGAGTTACTTCTTCAAAGTATATCTCAACAGCTTGGCAGAAAATCGTCAGGAGAATTTCCTAAAACAGCGACGGATAGTAAAGGTTTTAGAAAACACTAAAAGTCTTAGTTCAGATGAGCGTAAAAATTTACTTTTCATTTATGCTGGAGGCGATGATTTATTTATCAGCGGTGCATGGAATGAGATTATAGAATTTGCCTTTGACGTTTATCAGTGCTTCCGCGCTTATACCGGAAATAATCCAGATATTACCCTATCTGGAGGAATCACTATTGATGATCCTAAATTCCCTCTGTATCAAGCTGCTGATGAATCAGGTGCAGCGGAAGAGGAAGCAAAAGGAAAGGGTAGGGATAGGTTGAGTTTATTTGGTCAAGTATTTAAGTGGGATGAATGGTTAGGAATAGATGATATCAGCCTTATTGATTTTGATATTAAACAATATCTACATCAAGAATCCAAGCCAAAGCTATTGGGTATTTTGCCATTTGTCGAAAGATTAGAGCGGCAAGATATTGGCGTCAATTATTCTCGTAACTTTGTGCGGAACCTACTAATCACTGCACAAATGCAAGAGCAGGCACTCAAAAAATTTGAAGATAGTAAATCGAAGGAAGCTTTAGGTACTCGCTACTATTTGCATCTGCCCAAAATAGCCTATACTCTAGCGAGATTACCCAACCGGGTACTAGATGATAGTGATTTTCGCACTTCCCTAAAAAGTCCATATAACGCGCCTTACTTTCGGGCGATCGCAACTTGGATTGAACTTTTAAACCGCTCATAA